The sequence below is a genomic window from Fibrobacter sp. UWB10.
CCTTCATGGCGGCGGCAAACTGGTCGCGCATTTCGCGAGAAACCTTGCATTTGCCGATGAGCTTGTCAAGCATTTCGGTGAAATGGGCGGTGTTTTTGAGGCCTAAAAGAACCAAAATGTGCTTGACATCTTCGGGAACCTTCTTTTCGCAAACTTCTACATATCCGGCCAGGAAGTAACCGACGGCAGGGCCGTGGGGTACACCTTGATGCAGCGTGAGATCATAGCTCATGCCGTGCGGTACGGAGGTGCTTGTGTGCGCGATAGACATGCCCGCGATAGTCGAGGTGAGCATGAGTTTTTCGTAAAGGCTTTCGTCGACGGGGGCGTCGGAAAGAAGTGCATCCTTGAATTCGCCCCAGAGTTTGAGACCGTATTCCGGACACATGCGGTTGAAAGCGTTGGAATAGACATTCAAGATGCTTTCGACCATGTGGGCGAGCGCATCGACTGCGGTATTGATAATCAGCGTTTTCTTGGCCGAGGCGAGGTACTTTCCGTCGACAAGCGCGAGCGCCGGGAAAATGCGGTGCGGAATGCTCTTTTTCAGTTGTATCTTGTGGTTTGTGATGATGGAAACCGGTGTTGCCTCGGAACCCGTTCCGCAAGTAGTCGGTACGGCAACGACAGGCACATGGCCGAGCGGCTTTTCGGGTGCCTTGTGCAAATTGTCCGCGAGAAGATTCGGGTTCGCAAGGAGCAAAGCGACTGCTTTTGCAGCGTCAATGGCGGAACCACCCCCGATACCGATGATGTAATCGGCGCCGAAATCGCGAGCTTGTTGGGCTGCGTTTCCCACGGTATCGGTAGACGGATTTTCTTCGACCTGATCAAAAATTTGGTATGGCACGTGGCCAGCGTCCAGAACGGCAGTAACATCGTTCAATGAACCATTCTTCTTGGCAGAAGTTTTGCCCGTCATAATGAACGCGCGCTTTCCAACCGCAAGCAAATTTGATGCGTGATTCTTCACGCAGTCTTTTTCGACATAGATGTCCGTGGGTACATAGAAACGCATAGAATGATTACCTCAACTCAAAAATATACAAATCACCTCGCTCGTTCCGCGAGGTAGAGAGGAATATTGTCCATCCAATCCTGTTTTCGATAGGGCGACATGGACAGACGTAGTCCATGGGTGCCTTCGTGGTCCTGAACAAACTGTCTGAGAGACTTAGCGCGCAGGTTCTCTTCGGCCTTGACTTCTATCGGAATAATTTGTTCGCCTTTTTGTAGCAAAAAAGCGTGTCCGTACCGAGCGAAATGCCCGAGATTAGTCCCAGGTCGCGCATAACACGTTCCTTTGAGAATCCGCCTTTCCATATCCTAAACATACCTAAAAATGTTTGTTTTTACACAAAAATGCTGGAAGTTTGTGCTGTTTTTTACATAAAATCACCCGAATGTCTGCTATATGCCAAGGCTTGTCTTCATTAGAAGCGTATTTCTTGGCGTCTGGATAAAATTGGTAGC
It includes:
- a CDS encoding iron-containing alcohol dehydrogenase family protein — protein: MRFYVPTDIYVEKDCVKNHASNLLAVGKRAFIMTGKTSAKKNGSLNDVTAVLDAGHVPYQIFDQVEENPSTDTVGNAAQQARDFGADYIIGIGGGSAIDAAKAVALLLANPNLLADNLHKAPEKPLGHVPVVAVPTTCGTGSEATPVSIITNHKIQLKKSIPHRIFPALALVDGKYLASAKKTLIINTAVDALAHMVESILNVYSNAFNRMCPEYGLKLWGEFKDALLSDAPVDESLYEKLMLTSTIAGMSIAHTSTSVPHGMSYDLTLHQGVPHGPAVGYFLAGYVEVCEKKVPEDVKHILVLLGLKNTAHFTEMLDKLIGKCKVSREMRDQFAAAMKVNRSKLDLVPGGITSEEVDYIYDKSLVVE